In Capsicum annuum cultivar UCD-10X-F1 chromosome 11, UCD10Xv1.1, whole genome shotgun sequence, one genomic interval encodes:
- the LOC107856143 gene encoding uncharacterized protein LOC107856143 → MATAISLSFSVDPQSHHNYFHHNTHKASIFTPKYTHPFILSSKKSHLTIPLSTSQSSSSTPFNQTGRFLTNQELEKLESLEKYRYFQELEKGSLWIQVMKEEEMDVTVWLLAESFAESMLMPKGYVKFLAYLVKQYMIERRAMMPHTATLLAFYRENGEEGDLHLAGTVEVCFDKRGANANPPTPTPPKNSPYICNMTVDKLLRRRGIGWHLLKASEELISQMSSSREVYLHCRMIDTAPLNMYRKAGYTIVETDNIFILLTLQRRKHLMCKVLPDSESPLEVDEFTSSVDT, encoded by the exons ATGGCTACTGcaatttctttatcattttctgTAGACCCTCAATCTCACCACAATTATTTTCACCATAATACACATAAAGCTTCAATCTTTACCCCAAAATACACACACCCTTTTATCCTCTCATCAAAAAAATCACATCTAACTATCCCACTTTCAACTTCCCAATCTTCATCATCAACCCCATTTAATCAAACAGGTAGATTTTTAACAAACCAAGAActtgaaaagcttgaatctttagAGAAATACAGGTATTTTCAAGAATTGGAGAAAGGATCATTGTGGATTCAAGtaatgaaagaagaagaaatggatgTTACTGTTTGGTTATTAGCTGAATCTTTTGCTGAGTCAATGTTAATGCCTAAAGGGTATGTGAAATTCTTGGCATATTTAGTGAAACAGTATATGATTGAGAGAAGAGCTATGATGCCACATACTGCTACACTTCTTGCATTCTATAGAGAAAATGGTGAAGAGGGAGATTTGCATTTGGCTGGTACTGTGGAAGTTTGTTTTGATAAAAGGGGTGCTAATGCTAATCCACCTACACCTACACCTCCAAAGAATTCTCCATATATTTGCAATATGACTGTAGATAAGCTGCTGAGGAG AAGGGGCATTGGTTGGCATCTGTTGAAAGCAAGCGAGGAACTAATTTCTCAAATGAGTTCTTCTAGAGAAGTTTACTTGCACTGTCGAATGATTGATACTGCTCCACTCaatatgtatagaaaagcagGGTATACCATTGTTGAGACAGACAACATTTTTATCTTGTTGACGTTGCAGCGACGCAAGCACTTGATGTGCAAAGTTCTTCCAGATTCAGAAAGCCCTCTTGAAGTTGATGAATTTACTTCTTCAGTGGACACATGA
- the LOC107856142 gene encoding probable serine/threonine-protein kinase PBL28 encodes MPFGLVSAWNKRRRSKSEDQLNPWTYKPVEYWQIEDQNPPAAKRRQGSSVFTLKEMEEATNSFSDDNLLGKGGFGRVYKGTLRSGEIVAIKKMDLPSFKEAEGEREFRVEVDILSRLDHPNLVSLIGYCADGKHRFLVYEYMHKGNLQDHLNGIAEVKMDWPLRLKVAIGAARGLAYLHTSSAVGIPIIHRDFKSTNILLNTNYDAKISDFGLAKLMPEGQQSCVTSRVLGTFGYFDPEYTLTGKLTLQSDVYAFGVVMLELLTGRRAVDLTLGPNDQNLVLQVRHILNDKKKLRKVIDPEISRSSYTVESVTMFANLASRCVRPDSSERPAMVDCIKELQLILHTNTKGLTMTMHTFRML; translated from the exons ATGCCTTTTGGTTTGGTGTCAGCATGGAACAAACGTCGGAGAAGCAAGTCCGAGGATCAGTTAAATCCTT GGACATATAAACCTGTTGAATATTGGCAAATCGAAGACCAGAATCCACCTGCAGCAAAGAGACGGCAGGGATCATCAGTTTTCACACTTAAAGAAATGGAGGAGGCAACAAATTCTTTCAGTGACGACAATCTACTTGGAAAAGGAGGATTTGGTCGAGTTTATAAAGGAACACTGCGGTCTGGAGAG ATTGTCGCAATCAAGAAAATGGATCTACCTTCATTCAAGGAGGCAGAAGGCGAGCGCGAGTTTCGCGTGGAAGTCGATATTTTGAGTAGACTGGATCATCCTAATCTAGTATCACTAATAGGCTATTGTGCAGATGGGAAGCACAGATTTCTAGTCTATGAGTATATGCACAAGGGGAACCTTCAAGATCATTTAAATG GGATTGCAGAAGTGAAGATGGATTGGCCCTTAAGGCTAAAGGTTGCGATTGGGGCAGCAAGAGGACTTGCATATCTCCATACCAGTTCAGCCGTTGGAATTCCTATAATTCATAGGGACTTCAAATCCACCAATATTCTTTTAAACACTAATTATGACGCAAAG ATATCAGATTTTGGCCTTGCAAAATTGATGCCTGAAGGCCAGCAATCGTGTGTGACGTCTAGGGTACTTGGTACTTTTGGTTATTTTGATCCTGAATATACATTG ACCGGAAAACTCACTTTACAAAGTGATGTTTATGCATTTGGTGTTGTTATGCTGGAGCTTTTAACTGGACGCAGGGCTGTGGACCTCACCCTTGGACCAAATGATCAGAATTTAGTACTACAG GTGagacatatattgaatgataagAAGAAGCTCCGTAAGGTGATTGACCCTGAGATTAGCAGGAGCTCATACACAGTGGAGTCTGTCACCATGTTTGCTAACCTAGCATCTCGTTGTGTGAGACCTGACAGTAGTGAAAGGCCCGCAATGGTAGACTGCATCAAAGAACTTCAGCTGATCCTCCACACGAATACGAAAGGGTTAACTATGACTATGCATACATTCAGAATGCTCTGA
- the LOC107856146 gene encoding 30S ribosomal protein S13, chloroplastic, whose protein sequence is MVQTLATPVLPSLSLISNIPSISNHSSLYFPTPTSFPKVGGLSIKCVRVGGVEIPNNKRVEFSLQYIHGIGRTTARQILVDLQMENKIMKDFSEEELITLRDEVSKYMIEGDLRRFNALAIRRLKEIQCYRGVRHIQGLPCRGQRTKNNCRTLKGKKVAIAGKKKAPR, encoded by the exons ATGGTGCAAACACTAGCAACTCCAGTACTACCTTCACTTTCCCTTATCTCCAACATACCTTCCATCTCCAACCACAGTTCCCTCTATTTTCCCACTCCCACATCTTTCCCAAAG GTTGGAGGTTTGAGTATTAAGTGTGTACGTGTGGGAGGAGTTGAGATTCCAAACAACAAAAGGGTTGAGTTCTCTTTGCAATACATTCATGGAATTGGCCGCACCACAGCACGCCAGATTCTGGTAGACCTTCAAATGGAGAACAAAATCATGAAGGACTTTTCGGAAGAAGAGCTTATCACTCTTCGTGATGAAGTCTCTAAGTACATGATTGAAGGAGACCTT AGGAGATTCAATGCTCTTGCCATTAGGAGATTGAAGGAGATTCAGTGCTACAGAGGAGTAAGGCACATCCAAGGATTGCCTTGCAGAGGACAGCGAACAAAGAACAATTGTCGTACTTTGAAGGGCAAGAAAGTTGCAATTGCAGGCAAGAAGAAGGCACCTCGTTAA